A stretch of the Vibrio gazogenes genome encodes the following:
- the melR gene encoding transcriptional regulator MelR — MDEPLIHALDNNKTQAPPEHHGPLLDGEAELSFELRQPFYMEAYHWHQQIEVNILYQGALTYSFNHSDVSIESGQMAVFWAVTPHRVKQTSDNALMGIINIPLNMFLSWPLPQEFVQQVMNGGAISACHTEVVSFAENQRWIGAYREGHQVRNQIVQEEIFLMLRRLCSYDYHAEMFNSIHEPPLRHTNYTGYKNVQLMVDYIANNHNRDIKIEDIASHVKLHPKYAMSLFKNMLSVSIKQYLIIMRINHAKLLLSNTRHPIKNIANHSGFKHPSSFFAAFRNHTGMTPQAFREQSQQQTVL; from the coding sequence ATGGATGAACCATTGATCCACGCACTGGATAATAATAAAACTCAGGCTCCCCCTGAGCATCACGGCCCATTACTTGACGGTGAAGCGGAGCTAAGCTTCGAGCTACGCCAGCCCTTTTATATGGAGGCGTATCACTGGCACCAGCAAATTGAAGTCAATATTCTTTATCAAGGGGCTTTGACGTATTCGTTCAATCATAGCGACGTATCCATAGAGAGTGGTCAAATGGCGGTGTTTTGGGCTGTCACTCCCCATCGGGTCAAACAGACCAGTGATAATGCACTCATGGGGATTATCAACATTCCTCTCAACATGTTTTTAAGTTGGCCTCTCCCTCAGGAGTTTGTTCAACAGGTCATGAATGGCGGCGCAATCTCTGCTTGTCACACAGAAGTCGTCAGTTTTGCAGAGAATCAACGCTGGATCGGAGCGTACCGGGAAGGCCATCAGGTTCGTAACCAAATTGTTCAGGAAGAGATTTTCTTAATGCTTCGTCGGCTCTGTTCCTATGACTATCATGCTGAAATGTTCAACTCTATACATGAGCCCCCATTACGTCATACGAATTACACTGGCTATAAAAATGTTCAATTAATGGTTGATTATATTGCCAATAACCATAACAGGGATATTAAGATTGAAGATATTGCATCTCACGTAAAACTCCACCCTAAATATGCCATGAGTCTATTTAAAAATATGCTCAGTGTTTCGATCAAACAATACTTAATTATTATGCGCATCAATCATGCAAAATTGTTACTTAGCAATACCCGTCACCCCATTAAAAATATTGCGAACCATAGTGGCTTTAAACATCCAAGCTCATTTTTTGCCGCATTCAGAAATCATACAGGCATGACCCCACAAGCATTTCGAGAGCAAAGTCAGCAACAAACCGTCCTATAA
- a CDS encoding sigma 54-interacting transcriptional regulator, translated as MKFNDIAIFSVSRIISERISTLLVEKDIDIQIYELEHYDVIDKAQELVKSGTKVIISRGGTAAVLRRCVNIPIVEIPHDFYGIYKTIEEAKRFGDKIVAIGFPQYCNMLKHYQSITHESFKICQVYNHKDIEDIMAKIKSDGHHVVIGGLTVNQFASKYDINVVMGDTDNLSIEVALNQAVNLIRYINQEKLKYNILDNSINLSSDSIISFDGSGIIINVNYQARENFDCDVGDNIFRFKIFKSLYEYIISESNVKSHIVIYKNKKFDVSLSHIHSKENFFSILKISMVKSSVSMSLQNSNFPTRYSFPDILGSSEKIKECILNAKKFAKTDFPVYIEGETGTGKELFAQSIHKESLRSNKPFIALNCSAIPETLLESELFGYEEGVFTGAKKGGKVGIFELVDGGTIFLDEVSEISPLVQLKLLRVLQERAFSRVGGNALIPTDFRLITASNKQLKEMVINDKFRRDFFYRLNILKLSVPNLHDRENDVILLANQFVTLNGRELTFSDEAAQFMLNYEWPGNIRELQSLIYRLIVLCESDDVSLNDLIECGEYLDHDGFNNGLLESNELKMIKKVLLETHGDKVQAAKKLGISVTTLWRRMKKFKITS; from the coding sequence ATGAAATTCAATGATATTGCAATATTTTCAGTATCAAGGATAATTTCTGAACGGATATCAACATTATTGGTTGAAAAAGATATTGACATCCAAATTTACGAGCTCGAGCATTATGATGTCATCGATAAAGCACAGGAGCTAGTGAAGTCGGGAACAAAGGTAATTATTAGTAGAGGTGGTACTGCAGCTGTATTACGCCGATGTGTCAATATCCCAATTGTCGAGATCCCACATGATTTCTATGGCATATATAAAACAATAGAAGAGGCGAAACGTTTTGGTGACAAGATCGTTGCAATAGGCTTTCCTCAATATTGTAATATGCTTAAACATTATCAATCAATTACTCATGAATCTTTTAAAATATGCCAAGTTTATAATCATAAAGATATTGAAGATATTATGGCAAAAATTAAAAGTGATGGGCATCATGTTGTCATCGGCGGATTAACCGTTAATCAATTCGCTTCAAAATATGACATAAATGTCGTCATGGGAGATACGGATAATCTATCCATTGAAGTCGCATTAAATCAAGCTGTTAATCTTATTAGATACATTAATCAAGAAAAATTGAAATATAATATCTTAGATAATTCTATAAATTTGTCATCTGATTCCATTATCAGCTTTGATGGCAGCGGGATTATCATAAATGTTAACTACCAAGCTAGGGAGAATTTTGACTGTGATGTGGGGGATAATATATTTCGATTTAAAATATTTAAATCATTGTATGAATATATTATTAGTGAAAGTAATGTTAAGTCTCACATCGTTATATATAAGAATAAAAAGTTTGATGTTTCATTAAGCCATATTCATTCTAAAGAGAACTTTTTTTCCATTTTGAAGATCAGCATGGTCAAGAGTTCTGTTTCCATGAGCCTTCAAAATAGTAATTTTCCTACTCGTTATTCATTTCCCGATATTTTAGGATCATCAGAAAAAATCAAAGAATGTATCTTAAATGCAAAAAAATTCGCTAAAACCGATTTTCCTGTCTACATCGAGGGTGAAACAGGGACAGGTAAAGAATTATTTGCCCAAAGTATACATAAAGAGAGTTTAAGAAGTAACAAGCCTTTTATCGCATTAAATTGTTCCGCAATTCCAGAAACTTTATTAGAGAGTGAGCTTTTTGGTTATGAAGAAGGTGTCTTTACCGGTGCGAAGAAGGGGGGGAAAGTCGGAATTTTTGAGTTAGTTGATGGTGGCACTATTTTCTTGGATGAAGTGAGTGAGATTTCCCCTCTGGTTCAATTAAAATTGCTTCGAGTCCTTCAGGAAAGAGCTTTTTCCAGAGTTGGTGGTAATGCTCTTATTCCTACTGATTTTAGATTGATTACGGCCAGTAATAAACAGTTAAAAGAAATGGTTATCAATGATAAATTTAGACGAGATTTCTTTTATCGGCTGAATATATTAAAGCTTTCCGTTCCTAATCTTCATGATCGTGAAAACGATGTGATTTTGCTTGCTAACCAATTTGTCACACTAAATGGTAGAGAACTAACGTTTTCAGATGAAGCCGCTCAATTCATGTTAAATTATGAATGGCCAGGTAATATTCGTGAATTACAGTCACTCATCTATCGTTTGATTGTTTTATGTGAATCAGATGATGTCAGTCTTAATGATTTAATTGAATGTGGTGAATACCTCGATCACGATGGTTTTAATAATGGCTTATTAGAATCTAATGAATTGAAAATGATAAAGAAGGTCCTTTTAGAAACTCATGGTGATAAAGTTCAAGCCGCTAAAAAGCTAGGAATTAGTGTGACAACTTTATGGCGAAGAATGAAAAAATTCAAGATAACCTCATGA